From a region of the Tachypleus tridentatus isolate NWPU-2018 chromosome 1, ASM421037v1, whole genome shotgun sequence genome:
- the LOC143254501 gene encoding adenosine receptor A2b-like produces MSTIVLNSTVTEVSIEKYLPNDDASQDIRPWNGVLYVKNRRFNSEWNSASDVSLAVLSVFIISSLATCSNALLVISIYRFKRLRNPSNYLVLSLSTADLGIGLVLPVALYFELCRSKIDRALFCLLPFSILILLCGVSILSVTGIALDRYISLASPLRYNNIITDRTIGRYVIGFWVYSFLVSCTPVLWLYSTYPEKHITTCSFNLIGYQVRIFLFLSLFAPCLFFIFSSYAYVYVVARYHARAIFSVEMSLRQQAGNVETETRYSRTLAITTGLFLITWLPFQMCMLIDAFHNTNLLSGKVTFYLGILAVSNICINPWIYGFRNSEIRYASFKTLEEFVPKLGYILKSSVRAEGSYGGVPSYASNIRLCHSPNLAVNTTEFVNSTCLHPPDNIYLTETSFLTPNSVVTTVASV; encoded by the coding sequence ATGTCCACCATTGTTCTAAACTCCACCGTTACTGAAGTTTCGATAGAAAAATATTTACCAAACGATGATGCTTCCCAAGACATCCGACCTTGGAATGGTGTTCTGTACGTTAAGAACAGAAGATTCAACTCTGAATGGAACTCAGCAAGTGACGTCTCTTTGGCAGTACTCagcgtttttattatttcatcattagCTACGTGTAGTAACGCTTTACTTGTAATATCCATTTACCGCTTCAAGCGCCTCAGGAATCCGAGCAATTACTTGGTCCTCTCGCTTAGCACAGCTGATCTAGGCATCGGACTTGTTCTTCCAGTCGCTCTTTACTTCGAACTTTGCCGTTCCAAAATAGACAGAGCACTTTTTTGCTTGTTACCATTTTCTATTCTTATTCTGCTCTGCGGTGTGTCAATCTTGAGTGTAACGGGAATAGCGTTAGATCGTTACATTTCCCTTGCTTCTCCATTAcgttacaacaatattattaccgACCGCACCATTGGCAGATACGTTATAGGATTCTGGGTATATTCATTCCTTGTCAGTTGCACACCTGTGTTGTGGTTGTACAGTACATATCCTGAGAAACACATAACAACTTGCAGCTTCAACTTAATAGGGTATCAAGTCAggatttttcttttcctttcgcTTTTTGCACCCTGTTTGTTCTTCATATTTTCTAGCTATGCTTACGTGTACGTGGTCGCCAGGTACCATGCGCGTGCTATCTTTTCAGTGGAAATGTCCCTTCGCCAACAGGCTGGGAACGTTGAAACTGAGACCAGATACAGTCGAACTTTAGCAATAACTACAGGCCTATTTCTTATCACGTGGCTTCCATTCCAAATGTGCATGTTAATTGATGCATTCCATAACACTAACCTACTATCGGGGAAAGTAACGTTTTATCTGGGGATCCTGGCAGTCTCAAACATTTGCATCAACCCATGGATTTATGGTTTTCGAAACTCAGAGATCCGTTACGCCTCTTTTAAGACCTTGGAAGAATTTGTACCAAAGTTAGGCTATATTCTGAAGTCTTCTGTTCGCGCAGAAGGGTCTTATGGTGGGGTGCCAAGCTATGCTTCCAATATCCGCTTATGTCATTCCCCTAATCTCGCAGTCAACACCACAGAGTTTGTAAACTCGACCTGTCTTCATCCTCCTGACAATATCTATTTGACAGAAACAAGCTTTCTCACACCTAATTCTGTTGTAACGACGGTTGCAAGTGTGTAG